The Geothermobacter ehrlichii genome has a segment encoding these proteins:
- a CDS encoding ATP-binding protein, giving the protein MTTTKGKSNLASIVSIAPRFQRAIRIDMDLGKPEALEGFICPQSSINALLGMARHVSQTGQCAFTWTGPYGSGKSSLLVALGALLSNKPQAVAAVAASVGQENVEEILAALPPKKNGWNVLPVVGRRDDPARVIFEAIKNQFGRKVAGEQDLNDGEIIELLFKIAQEKKTTRGGLIVFIDEMGKFLEAAANQNKDIYFFQQLAETASRSNNRLIVIGALHQAFSEYAHRLSREMRDEWSKIQGRFVDLPINVAGEEQLELLSRAISTQKTSTTKEISRQVADIIARNRPGVSESLAQTLEACWPLHPLVACLLGPISRRRFGQNQRSLFGFLNSAEPAGFRYFLERATEDDLYDSDLLWDYLRYNLESAILTSPDGHRWALAAEAVDRCELQVSKGDYSRILKAIALIDMFKGTSGLMASPALLKACFFDLPEAEIDRILEQLRKWSLVIYKKHLGAYAIFAGSDFDIEEAINRARSEIGEVDFDELKELAGIQPILAKRHYHETGALRWLDVSLLPANQLKAKGIDSPLEKGAFGRFVLLVATENETRETLEALCGEVSAKPHDYPVIIGVSKQAWTINALATEILALKKVYEESSELSGDAVARKEIRANLAEAQIQLEAELNKAFDQACWYGPFGKKEVSRPGLSVLASDLADEVFEASPRIHNELLNRIKPSSNAVAAQNNLLRLMVTKEGEPRLGIEGFPAEGGLFASIIEESGLYQGKPPVFHPPTPARDKCHLLPAWTAADDYLKANANRSVALNEVFDLWKDAPYGIKDGLLPVLGVAYILTRRSQLAFYREGIFQSRLTDLDVEILAKNPQAIQVRYMNLSELSKKLLSGMADIVRDLDSVNVLENLEPIDVARGLIAVYDRVHPWAKRTMRLSKDAIRIRNLFKKANDPNKFLFDDIPGLLGKNISAAEEDGIKEVVQFIHNGLKEILSAYPTELARIRDLMLAELQVPNLYPQTLANLRERAENIKDVSGDFRLEAFIVRLAKFKGTEADVEGLASLAVNKPPRSWIDADIDRAKVEIVALAQQFIRMETFARIKGRKDKRQSLAVMVGLNGRPEPLQKDFEVSEEDRAKIDSLVAKIDAAMTADEDENVVLAAVAEFVAKYIEARSLLKKKAVGSS; this is encoded by the coding sequence ATGACGACTACCAAAGGTAAAAGCAACCTGGCGAGCATCGTTTCGATTGCTCCACGATTTCAGCGGGCCATTCGCATTGATATGGATCTTGGCAAGCCCGAAGCCTTGGAGGGTTTTATTTGCCCCCAGTCCTCAATCAACGCCTTGCTTGGGATGGCGAGGCATGTTTCGCAAACGGGGCAGTGTGCTTTTACCTGGACAGGTCCCTATGGGAGTGGCAAGTCGAGTTTGTTGGTTGCGCTTGGGGCTTTGCTGAGTAATAAGCCGCAGGCCGTTGCGGCAGTGGCGGCGTCGGTTGGCCAGGAGAATGTGGAAGAAATTTTAGCGGCACTCCCTCCCAAGAAAAACGGATGGAACGTTTTGCCCGTGGTGGGTCGCCGTGATGATCCCGCACGGGTGATATTTGAGGCGATAAAAAATCAATTTGGGAGGAAAGTTGCGGGGGAACAGGATTTAAATGACGGTGAAATTATCGAGTTGCTTTTCAAGATCGCCCAAGAGAAAAAGACAACCCGTGGGGGACTCATCGTGTTTATCGATGAGATGGGGAAATTTCTCGAAGCAGCGGCCAATCAAAATAAAGACATCTATTTTTTTCAGCAGCTAGCAGAAACAGCATCACGTAGCAATAACCGTCTGATAGTCATTGGGGCTTTGCATCAAGCCTTCAGTGAGTACGCCCACCGTCTCTCGCGAGAGATGCGTGATGAGTGGTCGAAAATACAGGGCCGGTTTGTCGATTTGCCCATCAACGTTGCTGGCGAAGAACAGTTAGAGCTGTTGTCCCGGGCCATATCAACCCAAAAGACGTCGACAACCAAAGAGATTTCGAGACAAGTTGCTGACATTATAGCCCGCAACCGACCGGGAGTGTCCGAAAGTCTTGCCCAGACTTTGGAGGCGTGCTGGCCGCTGCATCCTCTCGTGGCTTGTTTGCTTGGCCCCATATCGCGCAGGCGGTTTGGCCAAAACCAAAGAAGTCTTTTTGGTTTCTTGAACTCGGCAGAGCCTGCCGGGTTTCGGTACTTTTTGGAGAGGGCTACCGAGGACGATCTGTATGACTCGGATCTGCTCTGGGACTACCTTCGCTACAACCTTGAGTCGGCCATTTTGACATCTCCCGACGGTCATCGCTGGGCCTTGGCAGCCGAGGCTGTTGACCGTTGTGAACTGCAGGTGTCGAAGGGTGATTATTCACGGATCCTGAAGGCGATAGCCCTTATCGATATGTTCAAGGGCACCTCTGGATTGATGGCAAGTCCCGCTCTTTTGAAGGCTTGTTTCTTTGATCTGCCAGAGGCAGAAATCGACCGCATTCTCGAACAGCTTCGGAAATGGTCTCTTGTTATTTATAAGAAACACCTTGGGGCATACGCAATTTTTGCCGGCAGTGATTTTGATATCGAAGAGGCGATCAACCGTGCACGTTCCGAAATTGGTGAGGTTGATTTCGATGAACTGAAAGAATTGGCTGGTATTCAACCGATATTGGCCAAGCGGCATTACCATGAAACAGGGGCTTTAAGGTGGCTTGATGTCAGTCTTTTGCCCGCCAATCAGCTCAAGGCAAAGGGCATTGACAGCCCATTGGAAAAAGGCGCTTTCGGGCGTTTCGTGCTTCTCGTCGCTACTGAGAACGAAACAAGAGAAACGTTGGAAGCCCTTTGTGGCGAGGTGTCTGCCAAGCCACATGACTATCCTGTGATTATAGGCGTTTCCAAGCAGGCCTGGACGATCAATGCCTTGGCTACCGAGATCTTGGCGCTGAAGAAGGTTTATGAGGAAAGCTCAGAGCTCTCAGGTGATGCGGTTGCTAGAAAAGAGATAAGGGCCAATTTGGCCGAGGCTCAGATTCAGCTCGAGGCCGAGCTGAATAAAGCCTTTGACCAAGCATGTTGGTATGGCCCTTTTGGGAAAAAAGAGGTCAGCCGCCCTGGGCTTAGTGTGTTGGCGTCCGACCTCGCAGATGAGGTGTTTGAAGCTTCGCCCAGGATACATAACGAATTGTTAAACCGCATAAAACCTTCGAGCAATGCTGTTGCGGCCCAGAACAATCTGTTGCGGCTGATGGTCACCAAAGAAGGTGAACCACGTTTAGGGATCGAAGGTTTCCCTGCTGAGGGGGGATTGTTTGCGTCAATCATTGAAGAAAGCGGGCTCTACCAAGGCAAGCCTCCTGTTTTTCACCCCCCTACACCTGCTCGAGACAAGTGCCACCTTTTGCCGGCCTGGACGGCTGCAGACGACTATTTAAAAGCAAACGCCAATCGATCTGTCGCTCTGAATGAGGTTTTTGATCTGTGGAAAGATGCCCCTTACGGCATCAAAGACGGGCTGCTTCCGGTTCTTGGTGTGGCCTATATTTTGACCCGAAGAAGTCAGCTCGCTTTTTACCGTGAGGGCATTTTTCAAAGCCGGTTGACGGACCTCGATGTTGAAATCCTGGCCAAAAATCCCCAGGCCATCCAGGTTCGTTATATGAACTTGTCGGAACTGTCCAAAAAACTGCTTTCGGGGATGGCAGACATTGTGCGGGATTTGGACAGCGTCAATGTCCTTGAAAATCTTGAGCCTATTGATGTTGCGCGAGGGCTGATCGCTGTTTACGACCGCGTTCATCCTTGGGCCAAAAGGACCATGCGGCTTTCGAAGGATGCCATACGAATCAGGAACTTGTTCAAAAAGGCAAACGATCCCAACAAGTTTCTGTTCGATGACATCCCAGGGTTGTTAGGAAAAAATATCTCCGCTGCTGAGGAAGACGGCATAAAAGAGGTTGTCCAATTTATTCATAATGGATTGAAAGAAATCTTAAGTGCCTATCCCACAGAGCTTGCGCGGATTCGAGACCTGATGCTCGCAGAGTTGCAGGTGCCCAATCTCTATCCCCAGACCTTGGCAAATCTGAGGGAGAGAGCCGAAAACATAAAAGATGTTTCTGGGGATTTTCGGCTTGAAGCTTTTATTGTGCGCCTAGCAAAGTTTAAAGGAACGGAAGCGGACGTTGAAGGGCTGGCTAGTTTGGCTGTTAACAAGCCGCCACGAAGTTGGATTGACGCTGACATTGACCGTGCCAAAGTTGAGATTGTGGCTTTGGCGCAGCAGTTTATCCGCATGGAGACTTTTGCCCGGATCAAGGGGAGAAAAGACAAGCGGCAATCATTGGCAGTGATGGTCGGTCTGAACGGCCGCCCCGAGCCTCTTCAAAAGGATTTCGAAGTTTCAGAAGAGGACAGGGCCAAGATTGATTCTCTCGTTGCGAAGATCGATGCCGCAATGACAGCGGATGAAGATGAAAATGTCGTATTGGCTGCAGTTGCTGAATTTGTAGCCAAATATATTGAGGCAAGATCTTTGCTGAAAAAGAAAGCAGTTGGTTCGTCATGA
- the gloA gene encoding lactoylglutathione lyase — MNWRMIHVCIRVMDLEKSERFYKEAFGFRVARKRDFPEGGFTLSYLVDPSESFELELTYNYDQQQPYVIGNGYSHLAVSVEDLEASHRRHQELGLNPTPLKGLKGTASYYFVSDPDGYRIEVVRMR; from the coding sequence ATGAACTGGCGCATGATCCATGTCTGCATCCGGGTGATGGACCTGGAGAAGAGCGAGCGTTTCTACAAGGAAGCCTTCGGTTTTCGGGTGGCCCGCAAGCGGGATTTTCCCGAGGGTGGTTTCACCCTCAGCTACCTGGTCGATCCGAGCGAGAGCTTCGAGCTGGAGCTGACCTACAACTACGACCAGCAACAGCCGTATGTCATCGGCAACGGCTATTCGCACCTGGCGGTGAGTGTGGAGGATCTGGAGGCGTCGCACCGCAGGCACCAGGAGCTGGGGCTGAACCCGACGCCGCTCAAGGGGCTGAAGGGGACGGCCAGCTACTACTTTGTTTCCGATCCGGACGGCTACCGGATCGAGGTGGTGCGGATGCGCTGA
- a CDS encoding phosphoadenosine phosphosulfate reductase family protein gives MKEKHVLGISGGKDSAALAVYMRQNYPELDIDYFFTDTGKELPEVYEFLGRLEGLLGKPILHLNPDRDFDYWLKQFNYFLPSPQTRWCTRQLKLRPFEQWVKPFLDDGYKVYSYVAIRADEEFRGAYNSKHENLIIRLPFKEEGIDKAGVHEILEVSGLGLPAYYEWRTRSGCTFCFYQQKIEWIGLLERYPEAFEEAMSYEKTALEHDSPFTWSEGESLEQLSRPERIEQIKEDHRKRLEKIKARRSINPLRPNAEPIDNDDLYGQAKVCLSCHK, from the coding sequence ATGAAAGAGAAACATGTGTTGGGTATTTCCGGAGGGAAGGATAGCGCCGCTCTCGCTGTATATATGCGGCAAAATTACCCCGAGTTGGACATTGACTATTTTTTTACGGACACTGGAAAGGAGCTACCCGAGGTCTACGAGTTTTTGGGGCGCCTCGAGGGGCTGTTGGGAAAACCGATTTTGCACCTGAACCCCGACCGGGACTTTGATTATTGGCTGAAGCAGTTCAATTATTTTCTCCCTTCGCCGCAGACACGCTGGTGTACGAGGCAGTTAAAGCTCAGGCCTTTTGAGCAATGGGTAAAGCCTTTTCTAGACGATGGCTACAAGGTCTACAGCTATGTGGCGATAAGGGCAGATGAAGAGTTTCGTGGGGCCTACAATTCCAAGCATGAAAACCTCATTATCAGATTGCCTTTTAAGGAGGAAGGCATCGACAAGGCCGGGGTGCATGAGATTTTGGAAGTCAGTGGTTTAGGTCTGCCCGCGTATTATGAGTGGCGAACGAGAAGTGGCTGCACCTTTTGCTTTTATCAACAAAAGATCGAGTGGATAGGTTTGCTTGAACGCTATCCTGAAGCGTTTGAAGAGGCCATGTCCTACGAAAAGACCGCCCTAGAGCATGATTCGCCCTTTACATGGTCAGAGGGGGAATCGCTTGAGCAGCTGTCAAGGCCCGAGAGGATTGAGCAAATCAAAGAGGACCACCGTAAAAGACTAGAAAAAATAAAGGCTCGGCGTTCCATAAATCCTTTGAGGCCGAACGCCGAGCCTATTGATAATGATGATTTATATGGTCAGGCTAAAGTGTGCTTGTCGTGTCATAAATAA
- a CDS encoding nuclease-related domain-containing DEAD/DEAH box helicase — protein sequence MRGLWPKEQLRPTDSLAEQKVYAALKKQLPKDWTAWHSLRIRTADGLEGEGDFVLAIPHRGFLVLEVKGGHLEQRDGRWYQNGHLLPKGPREQGLGYARKLHTRLKEAGLLSVPFAVLSIFPDTAFSNPPNQDDISELLLGSQDIPWLIDSIQSKLDKAFPAGFLVPDGNWAGQLHRLWGESWAPRLKLGHKARINAEERLKLDAEQLRLIDCLLGNRRLLVEGVAGSGKTLIAREAALKMAQQGKRVLYLCFTDALAEWLRPTLSNAGVDVFTVPRYAVHLLQKANLIDSPPTTTEFWFNVSLHAAADALPEKEDAPEVIILDEAQDLTENDWVLVEALGLDQTCWIFYDPAQAFWNDRCIPEWTAQGGRFCLTRCYRCPPAVMEYSRKIRQQPYDEERLQKGIKDGTIGFITSKGETTALKELEKEITRLRSEGFAPEDIAILSLRGQTASDGIARVDRIGNTPVVRADDPTMTENIVADTFLRFKGLERPAIIVTDLRLVKDRKDVRMHIALTRATDVVRIVEVKKLRHTL from the coding sequence ATGAGGGGGCTCTGGCCAAAAGAGCAGTTGCGGCCAACGGATTCGCTAGCCGAGCAGAAGGTTTATGCGGCACTGAAAAAACAGCTGCCCAAAGACTGGACGGCCTGGCATTCCCTGCGTATTCGAACGGCCGACGGGCTGGAGGGAGAGGGTGATTTTGTCCTCGCCATCCCTCACCGTGGCTTCCTCGTGCTGGAAGTCAAAGGAGGGCACCTAGAGCAGCGCGATGGCCGCTGGTATCAGAACGGCCACCTTCTACCCAAAGGGCCACGTGAGCAGGGGCTAGGCTATGCCCGAAAGCTCCATACCCGCCTCAAAGAAGCCGGCCTGCTCTCGGTTCCTTTTGCCGTACTGAGCATCTTCCCCGACACCGCCTTCTCAAATCCGCCCAATCAGGATGACATCAGCGAGCTGCTGCTGGGTTCCCAGGATATCCCCTGGCTGATCGATTCGATTCAGTCCAAACTGGACAAGGCCTTCCCTGCCGGATTCCTCGTCCCGGACGGCAACTGGGCCGGGCAGCTTCACCGGCTGTGGGGTGAAAGCTGGGCGCCCAGGCTGAAACTGGGACACAAGGCCAGAATCAATGCGGAAGAACGGCTCAAGCTCGATGCCGAACAGCTTCGGCTGATCGACTGCCTGCTGGGCAATCGGCGCCTTCTGGTTGAGGGAGTCGCCGGCTCAGGAAAGACCCTGATCGCCCGCGAAGCGGCTCTGAAAATGGCCCAACAGGGCAAGCGGGTGCTCTATCTCTGCTTCACCGATGCCCTGGCGGAATGGTTACGACCGACCCTGAGCAATGCCGGTGTTGATGTCTTTACCGTGCCGCGCTATGCGGTTCACCTGCTGCAAAAAGCAAATCTGATCGACTCCCCACCCACAACGACAGAGTTCTGGTTCAATGTCTCTCTGCATGCCGCAGCCGACGCCCTTCCCGAAAAAGAGGATGCCCCCGAAGTCATCATCCTGGACGAAGCCCAGGACCTGACAGAAAACGACTGGGTGCTGGTCGAGGCGCTCGGGTTGGATCAGACCTGCTGGATCTTTTACGATCCGGCCCAGGCATTCTGGAACGACCGGTGTATCCCCGAATGGACGGCCCAGGGAGGGCGCTTCTGTCTCACTAGATGTTACCGCTGCCCTCCTGCCGTCATGGAATATTCCCGCAAGATACGTCAGCAGCCCTATGACGAGGAGAGACTGCAAAAAGGAATCAAGGATGGAACGATTGGTTTTATCACCTCAAAGGGGGAAACAACTGCACTAAAGGAACTCGAAAAGGAAATCACCAGATTACGCTCAGAGGGTTTCGCTCCAGAAGATATTGCGATTTTGTCACTGCGCGGACAAACCGCAAGCGACGGCATCGCCAGAGTTGACAGAATCGGCAACACACCCGTCGTACGCGCGGACGATCCGACCATGACGGAGAATATTGTTGCCGACACATTTCTACGGTTCAAAGGGCTTGAACGACCGGCGATCATTGTTACAGACCTGAGACTGGTCAAGGACCGCAAGGATGTGCGAATGCATATTGCCTTAACTCGGGCGACGGATGTGGTGAGGATTGTGGAAGTCAAAAAACTTAGACATACTCTTTGA
- a CDS encoding ParB N-terminal domain-containing protein, with protein MKLGTSIEKKLFRLYGILGEFTVLPTSKWKICHFSTKASANDASDGGNSKSLLQELKPVRERISADKIKDMSSLLQRDLSDFRVANDLIPYLLSNPVGTGFFPGILVALSPKGFLTNGNGGNIKYPERTNEGENGLKLNYGDYWTVELFEDSKGNKIALGQISIDSDNTDLIVLDGQHRANAFRYLTNTFDDVTSQKSSVYKPFYSNCPKPPENFKSELPVTLVWFERCGEEEVSPLTISRRLFVDVNTNAKKVNEARNILLDDHDLSSICTSSFYSLLSSKSFSSKDLSLLQSGFDSDGETLSKVYLFDPVIIHYACSMFAIGKDEFNILTHKISRDSYKQQSNLNRLEKFFDTLEENEKPDLSEKFTTSNIQDALNKTINKIIYNLLSKFILFEKHINATEELRKHVYKSSAVLQEIWTTIYCGGEGLFSNYMSFEKVGANAPASAKTYIDGIKELETKFIELRKGLFQEEVHNLVDNAYNTLTTKASITGMLMALSYFSEKTGWGKIKTGNKETTSDNLFVNALNKLPAENWIFILTDLKKEAIGSELNPKLWIQMRNLFLRVVQSNTKNKYFDNIDTIRYSPDFMAVKRKVKSKIDGFKATNPMEEPGVDLVKTYINESINELKRTLQKCGLNPLSDDLIVKATEKAFISESVKKTTIEQNDNEDIDEENDD; from the coding sequence ATGAAACTTGGAACATCTATTGAAAAAAAACTATTTCGGCTTTACGGAATTTTAGGTGAATTTACCGTTCTTCCAACATCTAAATGGAAAATATGTCACTTTAGTACTAAAGCGTCGGCAAACGATGCAAGTGACGGAGGAAACTCAAAGAGCCTTCTACAGGAACTTAAGCCAGTTAGAGAAAGGATATCTGCCGACAAAATAAAGGACATGTCCTCTCTCCTACAGAGAGATTTGAGTGATTTTAGAGTCGCCAACGACCTCATTCCCTATCTTCTAAGCAATCCAGTTGGTACTGGTTTTTTCCCCGGTATTTTGGTTGCACTCTCACCAAAGGGATTTTTGACAAACGGAAATGGAGGCAACATAAAATACCCAGAGAGAACAAACGAAGGGGAAAATGGTTTAAAATTGAACTACGGTGACTATTGGACTGTTGAACTTTTTGAAGATTCCAAAGGAAATAAGATTGCCCTAGGTCAGATAAGCATAGACAGCGACAATACAGATCTAATAGTACTTGACGGTCAACACAGGGCCAATGCCTTTCGATACCTAACTAACACCTTTGACGACGTTACTAGCCAAAAGTCAAGCGTATACAAACCTTTTTACAGCAATTGCCCAAAACCTCCGGAAAACTTCAAATCAGAACTGCCTGTTACATTAGTTTGGTTCGAGAGATGCGGAGAAGAAGAGGTGTCCCCTCTTACTATTTCAAGAAGACTTTTTGTTGATGTCAATACAAATGCAAAAAAAGTCAATGAAGCAAGAAACATATTACTTGACGATCACGATTTAAGTTCAATTTGCACATCGAGCTTTTATTCTCTGCTTTCGTCTAAATCATTTTCCAGCAAAGATCTTTCCTTACTGCAAAGCGGATTTGATTCTGATGGCGAAACTCTATCAAAAGTATATCTTTTTGATCCAGTGATTATCCATTATGCATGTTCAATGTTTGCCATTGGAAAAGACGAATTCAACATATTAACCCACAAAATAAGCAGGGATTCATATAAACAACAAAGCAACTTGAATAGGCTTGAAAAATTTTTTGACACCCTAGAGGAAAATGAAAAGCCAGATCTAAGCGAAAAATTCACCACATCAAACATACAAGATGCTCTAAACAAAACCATAAACAAAATTATTTACAATTTATTGTCAAAGTTTATTTTGTTTGAAAAACATATCAATGCAACCGAAGAGCTCAGAAAACATGTCTACAAAAGCTCTGCTGTCTTACAGGAAATATGGACTACAATATATTGTGGAGGAGAAGGGCTGTTTTCTAATTATATGTCTTTTGAGAAAGTTGGCGCAAACGCACCTGCCTCGGCTAAAACATACATAGACGGGATCAAAGAACTCGAAACAAAATTCATTGAGCTAAGAAAAGGGCTATTTCAAGAAGAAGTCCACAACTTAGTTGACAATGCTTATAATACTTTGACAACCAAAGCATCAATAACTGGAATGCTAATGGCCCTAAGCTATTTTTCTGAGAAAACCGGTTGGGGAAAAATAAAAACCGGGAACAAAGAAACAACGTCCGACAATCTTTTTGTGAATGCCCTAAACAAGCTTCCAGCTGAAAACTGGATTTTTATCTTAACAGACTTAAAAAAAGAAGCAATTGGCAGCGAGCTTAACCCTAAACTTTGGATACAGATGAGGAATCTATTTCTTAGGGTTGTTCAAAGCAATACAAAGAACAAATATTTTGATAACATTGATACCATTAGATACAGTCCAGACTTCATGGCGGTAAAACGTAAAGTCAAATCTAAAATAGATGGATTCAAGGCAACAAATCCAATGGAAGAACCTGGAGTAGATCTTGTAAAGACTTACATAAATGAATCGATCAATGAACTAAAGCGCACACTCCAAAAATGTGGCCTCAATCCGCTAAGTGATGATTTAATTGTAAAGGCCACAGAAAAAGCTTTTATCTCCGAGTCTGTCAAGAAAACAACTATCGAACAAAATGATAATGAAGACATCGACGAGGAAAACGACGACTAA